One Triticum dicoccoides isolate Atlit2015 ecotype Zavitan chromosome 5B, WEW_v2.0, whole genome shotgun sequence genomic window carries:
- the LOC119312669 gene encoding mucin-5AC-like, protein MAAPALSLVLCMLLLSHGSAQARKTVPGEVVAAADRDGVSGRERFLGGGGVDGAAGGSWRRRELLAGAGATTTHDVFAPVTNPVTVPATNPASPGGIVTVPATNPGTGTGFPTNPNLPPLYPEPSATPDPTMMPAPLTNPVAAPTMPAPFTAPVTNPATTPTPVPGTSPITNPATTYPGGGTGGGVAVGSVPTAPVYQAPATTVPTPTTVQPAAGAGTGQSTWCVAKAGVTEAALQDGLDFACGMGGADCSALQPMGSCYNPNTIQAHASYAFNSYYQRSPSPASCDFGGAGMLVATNPSSGTCMYQTSSGSGSAVGYSPAATGTTSGPVGVTPSFGPVGTTTGTGPAVSSGGSGSTVLNANSYPGGTSMYGPGNPAGFSDTSSGAASLNCSWVLSLIWMFTFAYVKVKV, encoded by the exons ATGGCGGCTCCGGCTCTCAGCTTGGTTTTGTGTATGCTCCTGCTCTCGCACGGCTCGGCGCAGGCCAGGAAGACGGTGCCCGGCGAGGTGGTGGCCGCCGCGGATCGGGATGGAGTTTCGGGCAGGGAGAGGTTcttgggtggtggtggtgttgaCGGAGCCGCGGGTGGCTCCTGGCGCCGACGGGAGCTCCTTGCGGGAGCGGGGGCGACGACGACGCATGACGTGTTCGCGCCGGTGACCAACCCGGTGACGGTGCCGGCGACGAACCCGGCGTCCCCGGGTGGCATCGTCACCGTGCCGGCGACCAACCCGGGCACGGGCACCGGGTTCCCCACCAACCCCAACCTCCCGCCGCTGTACCCGGAGCCGTCGGCCACGCCCGACCCGACGATGATGCCGGCGCCGCTCACGAACCCGGTCGCCGCGCCGACCATGCCGGCACCGTTCACCGCCCCGGTCACCAACCCggccacgacgccgacgccggtgCCCGGCACGTCGCCAATCACGAACCCGGCCACGACGTACCCGGGCGGGGGTACCGGTGGCGGCGTCGCCGTCGGGAGCGTGCCGACGGCCCCGGTGTACCAGGCGCCGGCGACGACGGTGCCGACGCCGACCACAGTGCAGCCGGCGGCGGGGGCCGGGACAGGGCAGTCCACGTGGTGCGTGGCGAAGGCCGGGGTGACGGAGGCGGCGCTGCAGGACGGGCTGGACTTCGCGTGCGGCATGGGCGGCGCCGACTGCTCGGCGCTGCAGCCCATGGGCAGCTGCTACAACCCCAACACGATCCAGGCGCACGCCTCCTACGCCTTCAACTCCTACTACCAGCGCAGCCCCTCGCCGGCCAGCTGCGACTTCGGCGGCGCCGGCATGCTCGTCGCCACCAACCCAA GTTCAGGAACTTGCATGTACCAGACATCGTCAGGTTCAGG TTCTGCCGTCGGCTACAGCCCGGCGGCGACAGGCACCACCTCCGGGCCGGTGGGCGTGACGCCAAGCTTCGGGCCGGTGGGCACCACGACGGGGACGGGACCGGCGGTCAGCAGTGGAGGATCGGGCTCAACGGTGCTGAACGCGAACAGCTACCCCGGCGGGACCTCGATGTACGGCCCGGGCAACCCGGCGGGCTTCTCCGACACCAGCAGCGGCGCCGCCTCCCTGAACTGCAGCTGGGTCCTGTCTCTGATCTGGATGTTCACCTTTGCTTATGTCAAGGTGAAGGTGTAG